The genomic window TCATGGACTAGGTCCCGAGTTATAATTATAGCTACATCGTACTACACTTCTTTGGTACGGAGTTTAAAACATAGTTACCAAGTATGCAATAATACTCTTTGGAATAGGTATAGGTACAGTACAGGAATGCAGTACAAATACTTGGTTAGATACATAGGAAGTTGGGGATATACTCTGTGGTGAgctttaaaatattaattggaatgttttttttttatattataaggaGGGCCTAAGCCCAAGGAATGTTTTGAATataaattaaacattttaatCCTTTTTCCTTCCCATCCCAACTATCAAAGAGACTGCAAACTGCAAAATAATTTGACTGAAGTGGTCTGAAATCCAAATAATAGATTATAATACCTTGGAAATGACCATGTCCTGGGCAGTTAAAGCTGAAGTGCCCATGTAAATTACAGAATAAGCACCTAGCAAGCCTTCCTCCACCTGCAACACAAATGAACAATTTTCAATCGTTAGATAACAGAACTAACTGAAGCCTGTTACCGTTGCAGATTTATGAAGTTTACATTGTAGCAACAAACAAACTTACATATGgtagaattgattttataaaaagaaaaaatctgaGAATTGATTTAAGCAAGGTACATGAATTGTTTATGAGAAACTGAACAGATTATGTTATGAGTTTTGTGAGTTGGGACTTGGGACAATACAACAGAAGCCCATGACTTGTAACAAACCACAAAAACATTTCATTGTCATAAGGTCCTATCCAATCATAGGCAGAAATGTAAACAAGTAGTACACAAAGTATAGAGATGAATTGATGCTTGTAAACGAAAAGCTTCAACGTAAAGCAGTTATCAATTCAGGATGGTGGTGCATGGCTGCTGTCATAAATAATGCTACAGCACAATAGCAGGATGATTTGCttcggaaaaagaaaaaaaaaaacaatagcaGGATGACCGCTcttctgaaattttttatacatataatataaataataacacctaaaatatatataaatgcagAAAAATTTTATCTAATACTAAAAATTCATGAAGTATTcatcaaaaacaataaaaactcaCAGACCGTAAGGAAAACATAGAAAAAAATACCAATTTATGCATCTGAAGCTTGTGATTGGATCTGAAGCTTATCACAGACCTTAAGGAAAAGCgaggaaaacaaacaaaactagTTTATGCATCTGAGGCTTAAAGTAACTATAGCTTAAAATTCATTAGCAGCCGTTGCAGCCACAAACAGCTACAATTTTGGCCGCTATATACAAGCACTTAGCCTCTAGAGAAAACCGTTCCACTAGAGACTTTCAACAGGGGCCACAAACAGCTCTGATATGCTATGGACTATATAGATATAAAGAATCATCAACAATTTAGACATATATGATGACTGGAAACTGGAAAGAAATTTTTCCTACATCAATGAAAGTGTAAAAGTATATCTCGATGTTAGGAGAGAATATGGTAGATTAGTATATTGCAATATTTTCTTTGAAAACAGTGCATTCCAATACGCATGCACACATGCATCTCTTATTCTATATAttgtatatgatttatttttttggcgtAAACCGGGTGTCCTCTAGGCACAAGACTAAATTCAATAGAAATTCAGTGCAAGattatttgtagaaaaaatgtAGGAGAATCAGATGAGATCTGTTTTTATTCTCCCTGGTATTATTTCATCTTAATAAGTcctatttgatttgatttgcaTTTATTTCAGACCATTTGTAGTCTTGAATAATGAGACAACACTATTTGTATTTTCTCCTATATAAACAGTCCAATACTGCAGTAATAAAGCATGAAAGAATTTTTTCCCTACAAAAGAACTTGGCAAGATCACCTTCACCTCTTTCATACAAATCAAGAACAGAACAAGTAGATTATgagtaacataaaatattaaaatgtataTTCCCTATCCACAACAAATCCAAAAAAGGCATGGCTAAAAATCTTAGTTAATggtgcaaaataaataaattttatttttcagataTGATCTCATCGGTTACTATTACTAACAATATAAAGTAACAATAAATTAAGGCAAGCATACAGACTCATGAGTCATAACTTGGTTGCTGCTATATAAATTAGAATGAAAAATGGTAAAATCAACAATTTTCACGCAACATATGGATTTATATTTTTCtcacattaaaaaatatatatattatatgaaacttgagagaaaaaatcataaaatatttagCGCACCTGCTATATATACTGAGCATTTTCCAAGTGAGTGCCCGATTTCCCCGCAAAAGAAGCAAATTTCCTCATCCTTGGAGAGAGATTTAAGCTTTCGGCATTGTTTAATTGAGTGATTGGGCTCTCGGCATGCCCAACATATCTGCAAAAGCCAAATTTCCCCCTTTATGTACTACAACGGGATAATACTAATTTTCTAATTGAATAAACTTCAAACCTGGGTGGGATCATTCTTTGTGAACtgttttttattattctaaGCTATACTAAAGCAACACAAAATACAAATACTTAAACTAAATCCATGAATCGTATAACGTACCCCAGAATTGGTTTTTTCCTCCCCTCTACTTCTGAGTTCATACTTCCTTTTCACTTGCATCTTATCCTTATTTATCTCATCCATGACACTTATCTTCTTCAACCTTTTTCTCTCATCTTTTGCTATCTTATGCATCTTCATTAGCTCCAAGTCCTTCTCTTGCCTTATTTTTCTCTCATCCTTTTGCTCTACTAAGTTTGCAGGTTGATTGTTCAATCGGATTGTTGGGTCCACCGGAGACAATTCCCTATCAACCACAGACATCTGAACCGCAGTTTCAGCCGGTTCAACATTGTCCTCATTGGATTGTGCCCCCTCTTGCACACTCTTTTGCCTCTTCCTCCTATCTATTTCGTTTACTTGCTCCGAATCATGACTGAGTACATTCTCCACAACCACCACCTCACCCATTTTCCCTGTTTCACTTTTTGATTTTCTCCTCCTCTTCTTAGCTGATTGAGTTTTCCCAAATTCTGCATATACTTCACTTTTTCCcccttcttttttattttcaaactcTGTAGTAACCGTCGCGTCTAACGAGGGTTTGGGTTCATTTGATTCTTCCCCATTGATCAcactcttctttttcttcttcttcttcttaatctCACCTGTTTGAGTTTTCACAAATTCTGCATATACTTCACTTTTTCCcccttcttttttattttcaaactcTGTAGTAACCGTCGCGTCTAACGAGGGTTTGGGTTCATTTGATTCTTCCCCATTGATCAcactcttctttttcttcttcttcttcttaatctCACCTGTTTGAGTTTTTACAAATTCTGCATATACTTCACTTTTTTccacttcttttttattttcaaactcTGTAGAAACCGTCGCGTCAAACGAGGATTTGGGTTCATTTGATTCTTCCCCATTGATCAcactcttctttttcttcttcttcttcttaatctCACCTGTTTGAGTTTTCGCAAATTCTGCATATACTTCACTTTTTTccacttcttttttattttcaaactcTGTAGAAACCGTCACGTCTAACGAGGATTTGGGTTCATTTGATTCTTCCCCATTGATCgcactcttcttctttttgttcttcttcttaatATCACCTGTTTGAGTATTCGCAAATTCTGCACATGCTTCTTCATTTGATTTGAATTCTGAGATTGGTGTAACTACTAAAGGTTCAGAGTTTACCTGAGACGCTTCTCTATCGAGTACAGATATCTGAACCGAAGTTTCAGCCGGTTCAACACTGTGCTCATTGTTTGGTTGATTGTTCAATCGCATTGTTGGGTCCACCAAAGAGACTTCTCTATCAACCACAGATATCTGAACCGCGGTTTTAGCCGGTTCAGCATTGTGTTCTTTGGATTGGTCCCCTGTACTTTTGAGTTCATACTTACTTTCCGCTTGCATCTTATTGCTCTCATCGCTAACTCTTTTCTTCGTCAACCTTTTTCTCTCTTCCTTTGCTATCTTACGCATCTTCATTAGCTCCAAGTGCTTCTCTTgccttatttttctcttttcctttGCTATCTTCGTTATCTCTAAGTGCTTCTCTTGCCTTTTTTTCCTCTCATCTTTTGCTATTATACTTTGCATCTTCATTAGCTCCAAGTGCTTCTCTTGCCTTGTTTTTCTCACATCCTTTTGCTCTACTAAATTTGCAGGTTGATTGTTCAATCGGATTGTTGGGTCCACCGAAGACAATTCTCTATCAACCACAGATATCTGAACCGCAATTTCAGCCGGTTCAACATTGTCCTCATTGGATTGTGCCCCATCTTGCACACTCTTTTGCCTCTTCCTCCTATCTATTTCGTTTACTTGTTCCGAATCATGATTGAGTACATTCTCCAAAACCACCACCTCACTCATTTTCCCTGTTTCACTTTTTGATTTTCTCTTCCCCTTCTCACCTGTTTGAGTTTTCGCAAATTCAGCATATACTTCACTTTTTTccacttcttttttattttcaaactcTGTAGAACCCATAGACTCTAACGAGGGTTTGGGTTCATTTGATTCTTCCCCATTGATCacactcttcttctttttctttttcttcttaatctCACCTGTTTGAGTTTTCGCAAATTCTGCATATACTTCACTTTTTTCCActtcttttttaatttcaaactcAGTAGAAAGTGTCACGTCTAACGAGGGTTTGGGTTCATTTGATTCTTCCCCATTGATCACActcttcttatttttcttctttttcttcttaatctCACCTGTTTGAGTTCTCGCAAATTCTGCATGTGCTTCTTCGTTTGATTTGAATTCTGAGATTGGTGTAACAACTAAGGATTCAGAGTTTACCTGAGACACTTCTCTATCAACCACAGATACCTGAATCGCAGTTTCAGCCGGTTCAACATTGTGCTCATTGTTTGCTTGATTGTTCAATCGGATTGTTGAATCCACCGAAGACAGTTCTCTATCAACCACAGATATTGGAACAGCAGTTTCAGCAGGTTCAACATTGTGCTCATTGGATTGTCCCCCATCTTGCACACTATTTTGCCTCTTCCTCCTATCTATTTCATTTACTTGTTCCGAATCATGATTGAGTAAATTCTCCACAACCACCACCTCACCCATTTTCCCTGTTTCACTTTTTGATTTTCTCTTCCTCTTCTCACTTGTTTGAGTTTTCGCAAATTCAGCATATACTTCACTTTTTTccacttcttttttattttcaaactcTGTAGGACCCAACGCGTCTAACGAGGGTTTGGGATCATTTGATTCTTCCCCGTTAatcacatttttctttttcttcttcttcttcttaatctCAGCCGTTTGAGTATTCGCAAATTCTTCACATgctttttcatttgatttgaatTCTGAGATTGGTGTAACTACTAAGGGATCAGATGATACCTGAGATTGAGGGTGTTCAATCGATTGTGGCAAagtttcattgt from Trifolium pratense cultivar HEN17-A07 linkage group LG1, ARS_RC_1.1, whole genome shotgun sequence includes these protein-coding regions:
- the LOC123911596 gene encoding titin homolog — translated: MLTEEKPEAFATPEQNHENGSKKKKKKKKKKNNETLPQSIEHPQSQVSSDPLVVTPISEFKSNEKACEEFANTQTAEIKKKKKKKKNVINGEESNDPKPSLDALGPTEFENKKEVEKSEVYAEFAKTQTSEKRKRKSKSETGKMGEVVVVENLLNHDSEQVNEIDRRKRQNSVQDGGQSNEHNVEPAETAVPISVVDRELSSVDSTIRLNNQANNEHNVEPAETAIQVSVVDREVSQVNSESLVVTPISEFKSNEEAHAEFARTQTGEIKKKKKKNKKSVINGEESNEPKPSLDVTLSTEFEIKKEVEKSEVYAEFAKTQTGEIKKKKKKKKSVINGEESNEPKPSLESMGSTEFENKKEVEKSEVYAEFAKTQTGEKGKRKSKSETGKMSEVVVLENVLNHDSEQVNEIDRRKRQKSVQDGAQSNEDNVEPAEIAVQISVVDRELSSVDPTIRLNNQPANLVEQKDVRKTRQEKHLELMKMQSIIAKDERKKRQEKHLEITKIAKEKRKIRQEKHLELMKMRKIAKEERKRLTKKRVSDESNKMQAESKYELKSTGDQSKEHNAEPAKTAVQISVVDREVSLVDPTMRLNNQPNNEHSVEPAETSVQISVLDREASQVNSEPLVVTPISEFKSNEEACAEFANTQTGDIKKKNKKKKSAINGEESNEPKSSLDVTVSTEFENKKEVEKSEVYAEFAKTQTGEIKKKKKKKKSVINGEESNEPKSSFDATVSTEFENKKEVEKSEVYAEFVKTQTGEIKKKKKKKKSVINGEESNEPKPSLDATVTTEFENKKEGGKSEVYAEFVKTQTGEIKKKKKKKKSVINGEESNEPKPSLDATVTTEFENKKEGGKSEVYAEFGKTQSAKKRRRKSKSETGKMGEVVVVENVLSHDSEQVNEIDRRKRQKSVQEGAQSNEDNVEPAETAVQMSVVDRELSPVDPTIRLNNQPANLVEQKDERKRLKKISVMDEINKDKMQVKRKYELRSRGEEKTNSGICWACREPNHSIKQCRKLKSLSKDEEICFFCGEIGHSLGKCSVYIAGGGRLARCLFCNLHGHFSFNCPGHGHFQGAVAGGS